Genomic DNA from Hordeum vulgare subsp. vulgare chromosome 2H, MorexV3_pseudomolecules_assembly, whole genome shotgun sequence:
GTCAGTTTTTGAATAAAGAGGGAATGGCATGTTTCTCTGGAATTTTGCAGCCATGATATGTCAATGACAAGACAACCTGTACGTTATTGTTAATTTCCCaaataacaataactaattttcATCACCAAAAAATGGAAGGTGGGAAAAAGACATAGCCTAAAACCGCGGTGACAAATCCTTCAGTCGTCCCGTTCCAATGGCGCGTCCTTTCCCCCTAGGATTTCCCGAAGTCTTTCTTTTTTCTATTGGCTGGGATTCGAAGAGAAGAATCATATCCCTGCCGTCCTAACATCCACGGGTGCAATCCCTACGGCTTTACGATCACCCAGATGGCATAGATGACGCCTGGAAAGTAGCCAAAGAATGTTAGGACCAGGCAGATCCAAAACTCAACCTGCGGCAGAAACACCAGCAAGAACCGATCAGATTAGGAGCCCTGAATGTTTAAATGCATGCATATATCCATGGCAGCTATATATTGTGTCACGTCGACAACCTTGAGATGATGTGGGGGCACCCCGTACACATTTACCTCACAATTGTACTTGATGAAAACGCCGAGGGGAGGGAGGAAGATGGCGATGAGGAGGCAGAGGAATGTCATGGTGTTGtccggcggtgatggtggtggcacCACCACAACCACTGCCGCCGTCGTTGCGTTTCCCGCCATTGGTTGTGGTGGTGCCGCCGTTGCGCTTTCAGCcattggttgtggtggtggtgctatcgcTGCGGTTTCTGCCATTGGTCGTGTCCGGACTGATCGCCGGCTTGTGATGGGGATCGATCACCGGCGAGTCCCCGACGTTTCTTGTGATTGTGTGGACGtgggaagaagcagccgcggggaTGCAGACAATAGCTTTGGCTTCCCCGCTTCACCGGAATGGGGACGCATGACTCGTCTCAGGCAGAACCAAAATAAGGGTGCATGTTACATGAACGTGTGGCTTTCTGCGAGTACGTACATTAAAATGGAGAAGGTCTATATCAGGGGCGTGTCTTTAATGCGCGCCACGGACCGTTCGCATGAATGGGTCACTGGGCAAACCATTTTATCGGATGGTGCTGGTCACATCCAGTTTTTGGATGCATAATGAAAACAGAGGGAAAACAAAGGGAACACCAAATGAACACAAATTCGCGATGACCATGGTGAAAGAGAAACTAAACTCTACCATGCATGGGATATTGCATCTTGTTGGAGATTCTTGCGCATACGTGATTATCTTCTCTGCGTGCATGGCTTAGCTTTTGATTATCTTTGGGGTGTCCCATGTATGGATGTTTTTCTTCTTCAGAGATTGCATATGACCCACCCATCTCATTTCCCATGCTTCTTCTTTTGAGTTTTGACTTTCCATTTTAAATTTTATTATCTCTTTGTGAACTGAAAGTCCAATTCTCTTCCGTTTCCATATTCATCCCCTTGCGACGAGGGCTTTAAAACAAGACCACGCTTCAATGTGTTTTGACAAATTTAAATCTTTTATCAATATTCAAACTTAATAATCGTAATATTACATTTTTACCAAGTTTCACCAAGTTATCCGCTAGCTATTCGGGGTTAGGCCTTAGGATTAGGGTTTAGGCTTTGGGTTTAGAGTTTTAGGGGTTCAGTAGGGTTTTAGTTTTTGTATATGAAATTTGGTGAATTTATCCTTGGTTTTTTACAAGTTTGACGGTTTGAAACTAGATGAAATTTTTTAAACGAGTTTAAAAGTGGCCTTATCTGAAAGTCCTTGCAAGTCCTTGGCACATGGAACATAAATATGCAAACAAAGCACAAATTAGGCtttcaatttatttatttttgtgaatACGAAGCACAAATTGGACTTTCAATTTAAAAGACATATTAAATTGAAATCTACAAGGCAAATAAAAAGACATGAAGGCCCCCTTCAAACTAATCAACGGGCTAAGGCACTTGCATTGAATGAAAGAAAACCTCTCTCAACACTGAAAAGCtagtccctccgtctcaaaataagtgtctcacccTTACTAAAACTTTACATTAATGTTGATAGAAAGtttagacacttattttgaaacggatcAAGTATTTGACAAAAGGGGTAGAGATCTAACCCTATTGCATgtatataaataaaataaagtactccatgtacctaaataattgtagttgaggAGAACTAGCCTAATTcttcccaactacaattattaggTATAGAGGGAGTACAACATTTCATGTAGTGGGTAAATTGACAATTAAACCAAATCGGGGCGGACATGGTTGAACTAGATCATGGTGAATGCCACGTGCGATCGACTTTCGATCCTGGACTTCTTATTTGTGCCCGCCCGATTGCGAAGGCTTCAAGGACCGGTTAATCGGATGTGGAGTTTCTCggcccgagctcaaatgagctcgggtaacagtaaaatcaaaactaacacaaaaaaaagttcaaaaatttctagaaacaaattGTGATAAAATTGACAAAAGTTACAATATCTTGCAAAACTTCATCAAAAAGTCACATTTTTGTGAGGCGGtggcaaaacaaaaacaaaatcaataCTCTGAAAATGCTTCAAAACCACCGCACCACCACCAACCAAGTGCTCCATCATCAGATTTggctccaaatcaatgcttccaacAAAGTGAGACAAGAACATGGAGCAAGAAGAGGTGTCGGACCCCCTCGATGGTGCCCCCAACAAGGAAAAAATCACACCCAAGGGAATCATTCACCATTCGCTCAGACCGAAGTTGAACATGACTTTCATCAAGGAACCGAGCACCTATGCCAGGGACGACGTCCCCAACACACCACCACCAGACCGGAACAGCAAACGCCACTTGTTGCACCTCATAAAACTAGCTGGAGCACCACCGATGGCGCCGTGCCATAGCAACCCGAAGGCCGTGCCAAGACCACGCCACCGCAGACCGCAAACCCGATGTGAAGCCACCTCGTACCCGCTGGAAGCAAGTCGTTGGTCGAGCCGCCTCCGGGCCCCAGCCTCCAGGGCGCCAGATCTGGCCGTCAACGGCCTACCAGATCCGGCGGCACCAAGCTAGAGACCGTCCATCGAGGGGATCCCGTGAGCCCCCTCCCGCAGCTGCCCACAACCCCCGCTCGGCATGCCGCCGTGCCTCATCACGCTCTCGCCGCGCCCGCGCACGCGTCACCCATCGATGTTTGCTCGCCTGCCCGGTGCACGCGTCGCCCATCGGTGTTTGCTCGCCTGCCCGGCGCACGCGTCGCGACCACCGTCGCATGCGCGTCGCGCTCGCCGCTCCCACCGGCGCCTGCTCGCCGCGCCCGCCGCGTACCACATCTCCCCTTGGCCGAGCACCCCCACGCTGCCTAGACCTCACGAGAGAGGGGAAAGGGAGGCCCCGGCACCGTCGACGCCGCGCGGGCTTTGCGCTTGCCAGCGGCAGGGGATCGGGGGGGAACTGGAGTGGCAGCTAGGGTTTTTGACCACATCTCCCCTTGGCCGAGCACCCCCACGCTGCCTAGACCTCACGAGAGAGGGGAAAGGGAGGCCCCGGCACCGTCGACGCCGCGCGGGCTTTGCGCTTGCCAGCGGCAGGGGATCGGGGGGGAACTGGAGTGGCAGCTAGGGTTTTTGCCCGGCTCGCCCGTGGGGGAGGGCGACACGATCGACTCTTCGAATGCACACTCTTGCTCGCGCAGCCGTCTTTTGTGACTGCCACGTGTCCCATGGACCCCACCATCGCTTATTCTATCTTCCACTTATCCTTTCGTGTGACCATTTTTCAGCCACACGTTGTTCCTCTTTCTGATCAAACCATCTTCTCCCCcatctcttcctttcttctcttcCATCCCGTAAGGATGGCCTTTTTTTACGGGTCAGAGCAACCCAACAGCCGAGGTGATGGAAACCATCAGAACCGGGCACTCACACCACACGAGCACAAGGAAGAAAGAGTGTGATCAGCAAGCACGTGCAATGCACACGCCAACCATCAAGCGGGATCCATTCTGCACACTTCATAAAATTTCATCTTAACTATTTTCCGGTGCCTCATTAGTATGTTGTTTATTCAAATAAGAACAACACATTATGGGTTAGTTCACTAGTGATTTTTTTTCTCTCTAGATGGTGTTAATagatactccctccggtcctttttagtttgcatataagttttgtccgaagtcaaagtatctctactttgaccaaacttatagaaaaaattatgaacattcaccatgccaaatcaatattgttagattctttatgaaatgttgtttcataatgtatatatttggtattgtagatattgatattttttaatataaatttggttaaactttgcaaagtttgacttGACCAAAATCTAATACGCgaagtaaaaaggaccggagggagtacctcTTCCAAGGTAAAAAAAAACTATTTTCGACCGCGCGCCGACCCCGATTTTAATTGTAACTTACTCATTCCATCTGCTAGTacttgatccctcattaaaactgTCAGAGATTATGGATCGATCATGCATCCGTTCACCCCTCATAATAAGCCATCCTTACTTTGATCATTCCCTGTCACCATCCGGGCTGACTATAGTGCTATATACTTCCTCTCTACCATAATAATTGTAGTTTGGGAGAACTAAATGGTACGGAGGAAGTAGCTAGTAGCTAGCTGGAGGTTGATCGGTCACGAACCCATCACTAATAGTAGATAGAATGAAATCAAAGGAGAGATAGCCGTGCAATCCAATCATGCACGCATGCATCCATCCAGGTCGAGGCACACGTACGGTGATTGGTCACAAGCCACATTGCAAACGCTCTTACTCGCCCGCATGCAGTCCGCTCCGATAATTCTAGATTTGGCTGGTCACCGATGCTACATCTCGATTCTGCTACTGACTTACTAGGTAGGATCTGAAATGTCCATGCAGATGGTCACAGCTACGGGAGGAGTAAGGTAAGGTAAGAAAGGGGTAGCATTAGCAATGCAAGAGTGCAGGCAGGCAGGCTAGCTCTTGCTGCCCTGCCTGCTGGCGTTGGCGGTGTTGACGTCGGCGCCGTGGAGGAATTGCAGCAGCACGGGGCTCTTGCAgcgggggcaccggggcggctccGACGAGAGCATCACGTACATGAGGCACCGCGGGCACCCCGCCACCACCATCGTCTTggcctcctcgtcatcgtcgtcgtcgga
This window encodes:
- the LOC123431276 gene encoding hydrophobic protein RCI2B-like, whose translation is MAETAAIAPPPQPMAESATAAPPQPMAGNATTAAVVVVVPPPSPPDNTMTFLCLLIAIFLPPLGVFIKYNCEVEFWICLVLTFFGYFPGVIYAIWVIVKP